One genomic segment of Paenibacillus sp. FSL H8-0332 includes these proteins:
- a CDS encoding ABC transporter ATP-binding protein: protein MNIEIKGIHKSFGGQPALLPAGLELKHGKFTTLLGPSGCGKTTLLRMLAGLERPDGGEVYADGKCYFSAAQRIDVPVHKRDFGMVFQDFALWPHMTVYENVAFGLKASGQRAQLRSKVLETLEMVRLQGMENRYPHQLSGGQQQRVAFARAVVVRPGVVLFDEPLSALDAVLREEMRVEMMSLVRDMGLTTLYVTHDQIEAMSMSDEIVVMKSGRILQTGTPEAVYEAPSEPFVASFIGKSNWLTPEQEMVRPEHIGWSRTAGDDLCYSAIVRSVSYVGERYEIRAEVEGAGIWTAYLNNRIPVGERVQLYVSPRRICRMNSNEEEPKRGE, encoded by the coding sequence ATGAATATTGAGATTAAGGGGATTCATAAAAGCTTTGGCGGACAACCGGCGCTGCTGCCTGCCGGGCTGGAATTGAAGCACGGTAAGTTCACCACCTTACTGGGGCCTTCCGGATGCGGCAAAACCACGCTGCTGCGGATGTTAGCGGGCCTTGAGCGCCCGGATGGCGGGGAAGTTTACGCTGACGGGAAATGTTATTTCTCCGCTGCGCAGCGGATCGATGTTCCGGTACACAAGCGGGATTTCGGGATGGTGTTCCAGGATTTTGCACTCTGGCCGCATATGACGGTGTATGAGAATGTGGCCTTCGGGCTGAAGGCCTCAGGGCAGCGTGCGCAGCTGCGGAGCAAGGTACTGGAGACACTGGAGATGGTCCGGCTGCAGGGGATGGAGAACCGGTATCCGCATCAGCTGTCGGGCGGTCAGCAGCAGAGGGTTGCTTTTGCCAGAGCGGTAGTTGTCCGTCCGGGTGTCGTGCTCTTCGATGAGCCGTTAAGCGCGCTGGATGCCGTACTCCGGGAAGAGATGAGGGTGGAGATGATGTCGCTGGTCCGGGACATGGGTCTAACTACACTCTACGTGACCCACGATCAGATCGAAGCGATGTCGATGTCCGACGAGATTGTAGTTATGAAAAGCGGGCGGATATTGCAGACAGGAACTCCTGAAGCGGTATACGAGGCCCCGTCAGAGCCGTTCGTCGCTTCGTTCATCGGCAAGTCGAACTGGCTAACGCCGGAGCAGGAGATGGTGCGGCCTGAACATATCGGATGGAGCCGCACGGCGGGCGATGATCTGTGTTATTCCGCTATTGTACGGAGTGTCAGTTATGTCGGAGAGCGTTATGAGATCCGTGCGGAGGTGGAGGGGGCCGGAATATGGACAGCCTATCTGAACAACCGGATTCCTGTAGGAGAAAGGGTTCAGCTCTATGTCTCACCGCGGCGGATATGCCGTATGAATTCAAATGAAGAAGAACCTAAAAGGGGCGAATGA